Genomic segment of Arachis hypogaea cultivar Tifrunner chromosome 11, arahy.Tifrunner.gnm2.J5K5, whole genome shotgun sequence:
AATACTGAAATACATACCTCACAACTACTTGGTGGTTCATATGGATCGTCAATACCAGTGAAACCTGCAGAAGACCAAATAAATAATTCAATCCTGTTAGGATTTAGAAGGGCTGACATACCACAATGATGAACAGAAATGAGAAAATAGCAAATTCAGAGGTACAGGCTTTGCACACTACGAATTGAACACCATAATAGTAAATTTTATCGCAAGCAGTACCTTGAAAATTTGACTTACATACCTTTAATCTTTCCAGCTCGAGCAAGTTTATAGAGCCCCTTTGGGTCCCTAGCTTCACACACATGCAGAGGCACATCTATGAAAACCTACAATATGCGAGTATTATGTTAGCTATGAAGAAACACTTGTCTAGGTCCATTATCATACAGCACCCTATTGTTAACCAAGTAGGAATATACCTCAATAAAATCACCTTCTGGAACTAGTGCTCTGCATGCATCTCTATCCTTTTGGTAGGGCGAAATTAAACTCGTGATGCAAATAAGACCAGCATCAGCAAATAGTTTTGCTACCTCACCTGAAGTTAAATCATATGATGTCTGACTGTTAATAATATACAACGTACCTGGAAGATATAGGGGAAAACATTTGAAGACTTCGGAAAGTAGAAACTCACCAATCCTTCGTATATTTTCTGAACGATCTTCTGCCCTAAAACTAAGATCACGGTTTAGACCATGTCGAACATTGTCACCATCAAGGATATAAGTTAGTTTGCCTCGAGCGTGCAGGCTTCTACTCAATGCACATGCAAGAGTGCTTTTTCCTAAAATCAATTATAGTTAATAAATCAGAGAAAGAGAACATCGCTATATGGAAATTTGAAAGATAATGGTACATTATGATATCTGAAGAAACTAAGACATCACTTTTATTTTGTACATCTGTAGAATTATATTTAAGAGACATTACAGTTGCATCAGGCACGTATTTTCAAGATATCTTAATCATTACAATTTTCAAActtgtttggattttttttctttttcaatacagAAGAAGAAATTTATCATGATGAACAGCATGAAGTACAAAGAGCAGAGAAGATAAAGAATCCTCCTGAACAAAAAAGACTGAAGCATAAAACAAAAAAAGGACAGTCCAGTGTACAAGCATCTCACGTAAACACAAGGTCCGGGAAACAACATGAAATATATATATCCAATGCCTTAATAAATCATTTAGGGAAACACCATTGAAAAGGCTATGAGCTTTACTCCAAATAGAAACCAACTAAATGTGTCAAAGAAATCTCCTTAATGATTTGAAAGTTCAGCTCTAGCATGTAACAAAAAACACCATATTGTAGCAATGATTGCATCATAGCATTGATACAAGGATCTAGGTCACACCCAGCATTTACCCCAAATGCCAAACAGAGAAAAGATAGGGTACAGGTTCTGTGCCAGCAACATAGAGCACACATTAAAACATCCCTTATGATATAAGATCACCAGGAGAAACTAACAACTGCTGCTCATAGGTAGTGTAGTTGCAGATAGTTGTATATGTTAAGTTGAAAATCAGGGCCGAATTACAGTAAGCATAATTTGACAAAGATCTATCACATCATAAGTTAACTTTGCCAAAAAATTCACCTTGACTTTAGGCAATTAGCAGAGTTAGGGTCAAACAATATTCAAATCTTACTTTCACTAGCAAGTGATAAGCTAAAGGCTAAAGCTAAGACTGAACCACAAAAGTACAGACCTTGATTACAAGGTAGACAAGCAAAAAAATCACTTTATACAGTGGTTGTTATAACAGTATAACTAATGGGATTTTTAGAGCCAATAAATCCTATAGTGGTTATAAGTCATCTTATGTAGAGTTAACAGATGTGTTCTGTGATTTGCTGCACCTTTTCTGGTTCAGTATTAATCTTGTCCATTTCATATTTCATACTGTTTAACAGGAAGGTGAAAAGTTTATTGAAAAACAAATGCAGTAGCAAAGTGATATTATAATACTAAAGTTGAAGAGTAACCAGGGTGGATCACCTGTTGTTAAAGGTGGGTCCAAGAAAAGCCCAAGAAAAGAATCAGAGAATGGTATACATATCAAAACAAGATGATGTGTTATTAACTGACAAAAGGGAGGATATAGAAGATGAATACTACTTCAGACTTCCAATAAACATATCACATGAAATCAAAGCTACGACTCAAATCACCATTGGACTCCTGGGTATTTTAGCCAAGAACCATATTGTTGCACACATAGTTGTGCTCTTATTTCTACTTGATCAATCAATGAAGTAAAGGAGACATTCGGAGATAGTTGATTTCCAAAATTCCACAAACCTGAGCCGCTGAGACCTGTTAACCAAATAACACAACCTCTTTGCTGCAGCAGCTGCTGTCTATCACGTTTCTGAATTGGACAGTCATGCCACAAAATGTTTGTTGAATTTCCGACATTTGACACCTGGCAGGGATTTTTACCTGGTTCAATTACAATTAGATTATCAAGGTGTCTAAATTCTAAGCTAGACAAtacatggaaaagaaaaaaaaaaagtcaactctttGGAATGTTTAAACTATAAACTCCATGAAGTGGAGGAGCTTTTTTTCGGCTTCACTCAAAaaggaatttcacaaaaaaagAAATCATGTGCAAAAGCTTTTCTTGAAGcatgaaagatgaagaagaaaaggaaggggaaaataaacataaatagcAATAAAGAAGAAACAATTCTACAACGACAACACGTACCATTCATCTTCCCAATTTAAATTTATGATTATGATGCTAATGTTTACCAGATCCCAAAGGCAACTCAAACTGCAGTACTGCACTTTGTTTTATGGCTATGGAGGCTTAGTGGTGAACATACGCATCGGTTTTAAGCTGACTTGTTTAGGCGTTGCAAAGACCCTTATCCTTGGCCATATGTCACGGTTTATATGGCTAAGGTTTCTGTATTTTCCCAATACCAACTTATTAAGATAGACTCGTATATGTGATGTGATATGGAACATTTGGAATGCTACAAAGGAATCTCTTTCCTACTAATAATTATGGCTTTGACTGTGTAAACCATTTTATGTGGAGAATTAGAAATTACACATAGATGGcactatttaaaattttactaattaattaagatattaaaataaaacaattctATTAAGATTCTTCTACGGTATAACAATGAAGATCGTTCTCTACCTATTCGGCAACTAACTCAACACTTACCAAAATTAAAAAAGGAGAATAAGAATCTGAACCAACGAATTTCAGATAcaaaaaggagaaaaaggtatccACATTCTAGATCTtgatattattcaaataaaagaaaaaagggttAAAAATTAGAAACAATACCTGAAAAAGAAGCTCTGTTTTCATTCCATGACGAGTCAGAATCCTCCATTGCCTTAATTTGCTTCACATTTTCATTGGACATCACTGAGCATTTGCGACTATAGTCGCTTCCGGCGTCGTCATCGTCTTTCGCTTTAATCGGTTTCAACGAGTTCCATCTCGCCCGGCCACCGCATAGGACCAATCTCTTCTGAGAACCGTGCAATCGAGCGGCATTAATTCCACAGAGCTTCGAAAATCGTAGGTTCTCCGCCGCCTGCGATGCTGACGGTTCGCAATCGACGTTGCAGAGAACGGCGGAGCTGCACGGCGGTGGCGATGATCTTACGACGCTCATATCCGCCGGAGAAGAAGGTTGATTGATtagatggaaaaacaaaaaattctgttggagagagagagatagagagaagtGACTGGTGAGAAGGAATGGAGTTGGTGCGGTATGAAACTCCGAGCACTAGCACTGCAGTGTGTGTCCGTAACGGTTTCTACTTTCTCGTTATGGCTAACATCCAATGTGTACTATTTATATTATGCTTAAGCAAATTTggtttcatatttatttatttatttatttttttgggtgACTTTTTGGTTTCATATTTTAGCATTGAAGTTTTTTAACACCGGATActttaattttttaggatttataaTAGATAAATATTAGAGACattaacatttattatttttggtctttagttagttattaaaatttaaaaatataagataaaatatatcATTAAATTATTAGACTATAAGAATTAACTAAAAAAAGTGAGTTAATTGgctaaacaataataaaaaataataaattttaataactcttaatatttttatttaagatatacaaaaaagtttttaatatttattttcattAGATAATATACCCTTTTTTCTACATCcatgtattatatatttttgttttgtttgcaaaATTAAAGAATGatatttatctcgtttacattatATTATAAACAATGAAATCAGGTAGTTAAACAACTAAGTAGATATTTGTCATATGGTTTagattgatttaaaaaataaaattgatatacTTTATTTTAATATAGATTATAtcgctttgattttattttctaatttaatccgatttgattcaaaaaaaatttatttttactgtatagatttggaaaaagaaaatttagTCTAATCTTATTTAAACTAGTGTGATTTAGATTGGATTGATTTATATAGGatctaattttgaatttatattttaaaatttaattatcaacttttttttaaaagtgTAAATACAGAATTTTATTTATGATGAGTATCGTAGCAGAactaagtgttttttttttttctttgaatttttgttgTAAAAAAGAATATAGACGTTAGAgacaaaaagtatattttaacATGTTTCATCATCTTATAATCTCACATACCTCGTAGAGTCTCTTTATATAGTACTAAGTGGATAATAAGCTTACTAAATAATTCGCTAAGTATTTATTGCTTCGTTACGTTTATTGTTccattatattaaaaataacaccaaacattaaaatttcttaaaaaaaactaaatggaGTCTCTACACAGCCCACTAAATATTAAAGTCTCTCACTAAACatttaaaataacaattaaagacCCACTAGTcgttataataatttagaaactCTTAAATACTACAACTAACAAAAAAAGATCACCAAAATCTtctaaaatataactaaatataCTATacgaatttaacaaaaataatacaaattattctttaattttacATCCCTTGCTCATATCATACTCCATTTCTTAAAGAAAATTCGTCTCCAAATCATATGCTTCTTGAATTGAACAAAACATTGTTTATATTTGTTTGGAGAGTACTTCAATTGTAGAATTTTGTTAGGTGACATTTCTATGCTCGTCAATATCAAATGATATTAAGAGCTTGTTGCTTTGATACTAAATAATGAGAATAGCAGTGTAGTGGCAttacaagaaaaatattgaatACCATTAGATTTAACGTCAGACATTAGCGGCGGATTTACCGATGAATTTACTCACGGATTTGGTAATAAATTTGTCTGATAAAAAAATTACTGTCGGATTTGGTTTTTCGACGGTAAACTCGTTAGAAAtaattggagaaaaaaaaaaagaaaatttggcACAATCATTACCGGTGGATAAATCCAACGGTAATCCAAATTAGTGGAACGTTACGTTTTGATCATTCGCAAAGCATTAAATCCGCCGGTAATCTTGTCCTAAATTCGAATCGTGAACCATCTTCCCCTCATTTCTGAACTACTCCCTCTCTttataactctctctctctctctctctctctctctctctctctctctctctctctctcaaaccaCCTCCGGCAGTCTCTCTACTGTCGTCGGCCACCACCAACAGCATTCAAAGACTGCGTGGACTCCTTACGTTGTGTTGGTTGCTCTGTCGCCACTATTTTTGTCGCTCTGCCACTGCTATCGCTACTACTATTGCCATCATTGTCGCCGTTACTCCTTGTGTCACCGGAGCTGCCTCTTCTTCCCTCTAGGTATGTTGTCCTTCCCCTGTtctactattttttaatttatttaagaaatcctaaaccctaatttatctaattttaatttgttatgtattagaaaatttgtaattagGATGTTTGTATCAGAGATTTAACTGTTTTTTAGATTTAGTTCATGTATTAGTTtatatttaggattttttaattctattttgatttaggattttttttaaattctgtttTGATTATtctatgtttaaaattttatttatattttttattttgaattttgttttgataattctgtatttattattctaatttctgtttattgtttttatttctgTTTATTGTTCTACAAGTGTAAGATCTTCAACTGTAttattctaatttatatttttaattagttgattgttgttaattattTGAGTAAATATTAACTTGTTAGATAATTTATGTTCAAATTAATCATATTCTACTAATACCTGCTGACTTTGGCATTAACATTCTTTGCAAGTAGTTATCCCCAACTACTATTTTAAGGACGCTTTTTATAGTTTAAGATTACCCTAGTGCCAAATTCAAACTCTCAAACAACTCGagtaaacacacacacacatatatgtgTATGTTACGATATTTTATAATtgtctaaaataaaaatagttatatttttgtctaattttataaatGCCTGTAAATTTTGGTTTAAAATTAGGAATTACAAAACACACATAAATCATGATTATAAACCAAGATTTACAGCCAAACATAAATTTTTATTGGTTTTAAACCacgttttaataaaaaaattatatataaattatagttGTAAATCATGATTTGAGACCAAATAAAATATCTTCATAAATTTTGGCTTTAAACAACGATTGATGAACACACTATACATTTACACACCTAACACTAAAGGATTTCACTACTTGGTCTATGCCAAATTCATGAAAATTTGATTTAGCTCAAGAGTAAGATTGGACCACATCATCTAAAACGGATCTTGTCTTGGATATTTtgaatctaataaccaacccgaCTCGGGGAGCATGTTGGCAGCTCCCCACATTAGAAAGGATCCTGTGCACCATGCAGGATTCATCTTTCTATTATGCGAACAAACCTATCTTGGGAAAATGACCGTCACATTATActtgagcatcttttctatcttttcttagtgaatttgcatctaatttgttgagtttaattaaaaattaattatattttaaccactatggatgctattttgagttttgtgctattttatttaatttaggtagcattcgaatggatttgatgaagtttctgtagaaaaagagaagaagccaaggagatgaccagcgaataccgacgcagacgcatggctcacgcgagcacgcagaatggaggaaatcgcaatgacgcgattgcgtgcctGACACGAaagcgtggactggaatctgcacaaatgacgcgaacgcgtggacgacgcggacgcgtca
This window contains:
- the LOC112720623 gene encoding adenylyl-sulfate kinase, chloroplastic isoform X2, producing MNGKNPCQVSNVGNSTNILWHDCPIQKRDRQQLLQQRGCVIWLTGLSGSGKSTLACALSRSLHARGKLTYILDGDNVRHGLNRDLSFRAEDRSENIRRIGEVAKLFADAGLICITSLISPYQKDRDACRALVPEGDFIEVFIDVPLHVCEARDPKGLYKLARAGKIKGFTGIDDPYEPPSSCEIVLQQQQGNGFKSPCEMAEIVISYLEEKGYLRA
- the LOC112720623 gene encoding adenylyl-sulfate kinase 3 isoform X1 gives rise to the protein MSVVRSSPPPCSSAVLCNVDCEPSASQAAENLRFSKLCGINAARLHGSQKRLVLCGGRARWNSLKPIKAKDDDDAGSDYSRKCSVMSNENVKQIKAMEDSDSSWNENRASFSGKNPCQVSNVGNSTNILWHDCPIQKRDRQQLLQQRGCVIWLTGLSGSGKSTLACALSRSLHARGKLTYILDGDNVRHGLNRDLSFRAEDRSENIRRIGEVAKLFADAGLICITSLISPYQKDRDACRALVPEGDFIEVFIDVPLHVCEARDPKGLYKLARAGKIKGFTGIDDPYEPPSSCEIVLQQQQGNGFKSPCEMAEIVISYLEEKGYLRA
- the LOC112720623 gene encoding adenylyl-sulfate kinase, chloroplastic isoform X4, coding for MVSNVGNSTNILWHDCPIQKRDRQQLLQQRGCVIWLTGLSGSGKSTLACALSRSLHARGKLTYILDGDNVRHGLNRDLSFRAEDRSENIRRIGEVAKLFADAGLICITSLISPYQKDRDACRALVPEGDFIEVFIDVPLHVCEARDPKGLYKLARAGKIKGFTGIDDPYEPPSSCEIVLQQQQGNGFKSPCEMAEIVISYLEEKGYLRA
- the LOC112720623 gene encoding adenylyl-sulfate kinase, chloroplastic isoform X3 → MKTELLFQVSNVGNSTNILWHDCPIQKRDRQQLLQQRGCVIWLTGLSGSGKSTLACALSRSLHARGKLTYILDGDNVRHGLNRDLSFRAEDRSENIRRIGEVAKLFADAGLICITSLISPYQKDRDACRALVPEGDFIEVFIDVPLHVCEARDPKGLYKLARAGKIKGFTGIDDPYEPPSSCEIVLQQQQGNGFKSPCEMAEIVISYLEEKGYLRA